A genome region from Pseudorca crassidens isolate mPseCra1 chromosome 20, mPseCra1.hap1, whole genome shotgun sequence includes the following:
- the PRX gene encoding periaxin isoform X3 yields the protein MVVPGALGVPADLAPVDVEFSFPKFSRLRRGLKVEAVKGPVPAAPTRRRLQLPRLRVREVAKEAQVARLAAAAPPPRKAKAEAEGAAGARFTAPQVELVGPRLPGAEVGVPQVAAPKGEVAPAAEVVSGFALHLPTLGLGAPAAPAVEPAAGGIQVPQVELPTLPSLPTLPTLPCLETREGAAAVTVPTLDVAAPTVEVDLALPGAEVEARVEAPEVALKMPRLSFPRFGARAKEVAEAKVAKGSPEARVKGPKLRMPTFGLSLLEPRPAAPEAVESKLKLPTIKMPSFGIGVSPPEAKEAKGPEVKLPKAPDVKLPKMPEAALPDVRLPEVELPKVSEMKLPKVPEMAVPEVRLPEVQLPKVPEVKLPKVPEMAVPEVQLPKVPELKLPKVPEMKCPEMKLPKVPEMAVPEVRLPEVQLPKVSEIKLPKLPEMVVPDVHLPEVQLPKVSEMKVPEMKLPKVPEMVVPDVHLPEVQLPKVSELKLPKLPEMVVPDVHLPEVQLPKVSEMRLPEVQAPKVPDVHLPKAPEVKLPKAPEVQLKAARAEEAEGVESGFKMSKMTMPKLGRAESPSRGKPDEASAEVLGKLVTLPCLKPEMGSEARVGVPPLTLPSVKLDLPGAFGLEGQVPAADVGKVEQSEAPGVVAGVREMAFWLPSVEIVTPQLPTVEAEERQVEVTEVKVKPSSKFSLPKFGLSGPKVTKAEAEGAGRAAKLKVSKFAISLPKARVGTEAEARGTGEAGLLPALDLSIPQLSLDSHLPTGKVEVAGTDAKLKGSRFSLPKFGVRGRDSEAGELVPGATELEGKSRGWDARVKMPKLKMPSFGLARGKEAEIQGGRVSPGEKPESTAVQLKIPEVELVTLGAQEEGQMSATRQVGTEGQDGGPRGPLCISLPQVELPSFGEADLGATPGQQAKNAPPPAEGTPGYRIQVPQVTLSLPGAQVVGGEPLEGEGVFKMPAVTVPQLELDVGLSREGQAGEAATGEGGLRLKMPTLGARDAAGGEGPRDQPPGAECPFRLSLPDVELSPPAVGSHAEYQVSEGEGDAGHKLKVRLPRFSLARAKEGVEESEKAKNPKLRLPRVGFSQSEAASGEGSPSPEDEEEEGCGEGASGRRGRVRVRLPRVGLTTPSKAPRGQEGEAAPKSPGGEKSPKFRFPRVSLSPKAQEEGGFRVRLPNVGFSETGPPGPTRMEGAQAAVI from the coding sequence atggtGGTGCCCGGGGCCCTGGGGGTCCCTGCAGACCTGGCCCCTGTTGACGTCGAATTCTCCTTTCCCAAGTTCTCCCGTCTGCGTCGAGGCCTCAAAGTCGAGGCTGTCAAAGGTCCTGTCCCAGCTGCCCCCACCCGCCGGCGCCTCCAGCTGCCTCGGCTACGTGTCCGAGAAGTGGCCAAAGAGGCCCAGGTAGCCCGACTGGCCGCTGCAGCTCCTCCCCCCAGGAAGGCCAAAGCAGAGGCCGAGGGGGCTGCAGGAGCCCGATTCACAGCTCCCCAGGTGGAGCTGGTTGGGCCTCGGCTGCCGGGTGCTGAGGTGGGTGTCCCCCAGGTCGCAGCCCCCAAGGGGGAGGTGGCCCCTGCAGCAGAGGTAGTCAGCGGCTTTGCCCTCCACTTGCCAACCCTTGGGCTGGGAGCCCCAGCTGCACCTGCTGTGGAACCTGCGGCTGGAGGGATCCAGGTCCCACAAGTGGAGCTGCCCACCTTGCCCTCGCTACCCACTCTGCCCACACTTCCCTGTCTGGAGACCCGGGAAGGGGCTGCGGCAGTGACGGTGCCCACCCTGGACGTGGCAGCGCCTACAGTGGAGGTGGACCTGGCCTTGCCTGGTGCAGAGGTGGAAGCCCGAGTAGAGGCGCCTGAGGTGGCCCTGAAGATGCCCCGCCTCAGTTTTCCCCGCTTTGGGGCTCGAGCAAAAGAAGTTGCCGAGGCCAAGGTGGCCAAGGGCAGCCCTGAGGCCAGGGTGAAGGGGCCCAAACTTCGAATGCCCACCTTTGGGCTTTCTCTCCTGGAGCCCCGGCCCGCTGCCCCTGAAGCCGTTGAGAGCAAGCTGAAGCTGCCCACCATCAAGATGCCCTCCTTTGGCATCGGGGTCTCGCCGCCTGAGGCCAAGGAGGCCAAGGGGCCTGAGGTGAAGCTCCCCAAGGCCCCAGATGTCAAGCTCCCCAAAATGCCCGAGGCGGCCCTTCCAGATGTGCGACTCCCAGAGGTGGAGCTCCCCAAAGTGTCAGAGATGAAACTCCCAAAGGTGCCGGAGATGGCCGTGCCAGAGGTGAGGCTTCCAGAGGTGCAGCTGCCGAAAGTCCCTGAGGTGAAACTCCCAAAGGTGCCGGAGATGGCCGTGCCCGAAGTGCAGCTCCCGAAAGTTCCGGAGCTGAAGCTGCCGAAGGTACCCGAGATGAAATGCCCCGAAATGAAACTCCCGAAGGTGCCCGAGATGGCTGTGCCAGAGGTGCGACTCCCAGAGGTACAGCTGCCAAAAGTCTCGGAGATAAAACTGCCCAAGTTGCCCGAGATGGTCGTGCCGGACGTGCACCTCCCGGAAGTGCAGCTGCCAAAGGTGTCGGAGATGAAAGTCCCCGAGATGAAGCTCCCGAAGGTGCCCGAGATGGTCGTGCCGGACGTGCACCTCCCGGAAGTGCAGCTGCCAAAGGTCTCAGAGCTAAAACTCCCCAAGTTGCCCGAGATGGTCGTGCCGGACGTGCACCTCCCGGAAGTGCAGCTGCCAAAGGTGTCGGAGATGCGGCTGCCGGAAGTGCAGGCGCCAAAGGTCCCGGATGTGCATCTGCCGAAGGCACCTGAGGTGAAGCTGCCCAAGGCTCCGGAGGTGCAGCTAAAAGCTGCCAgggcagaggaagcagagggGGTGGAATCTGGCTTCAAGATGTCCAAGATGACCATGCCCAAGCTAGGGAGGGCAGAGTCCCCATCTCGCGGCAAGCCAGATGAGGCAAGTGCTGAGGTCTTGGGGAAGCTGGTGACACTTCCCTGTCTGAAGCCAGAGATGGGCAGCGAGGCTCGTGTGGGCGTCCCCCCTCTCACACTGCCCTCAGTGAAACTAGACCTGCCCGGGGCCTTCGGCCTGGAGGGGCAGGTCCCAGCAGCCGACGTGGGCAAGGTGGAGCAGTCAGAAGCCCCTGGGGTGGTAGCAGGGGTCAGGGAAATGGCCTTCTGGTTGCCCTCCGTTGAGATTGTCACGCCACAGCTGCCCACAGTGGAGGCTGAGGAAAGGCAAGTAGAGGTGACGGAGGTGAAAGTCAAGCCTTCCTCCAAGTTCTCCCTGCCCAAGTTTGGACTCTCGGGGCCAAAGGTGACCAAGGCAGAGGCTGAGGGGGCCGGACGAGCCGCCAAGCTAAAGGTGTCCAAGTTTGCCATCTCACTCCCCAAAGCTCGGGTGGGCACCGAGGCGGAGGCCAGAGGGACGGGGGAGGCAGGCCTGCTGCCCGCCCTCGATCTGTCCATCCCACAGCTCAGCCTGGATTCCCATCTGCCCACAGGCAAGGTGGAGGTGGCAGGGACTGACGCCAAGCTCAAGGGGTCCAGGTTCAGCCTGCCCAAGTTTGGGGTCAGAGGCCGGGACAGCGAGGCAGGAGAACTAGTGCCAGGGGCGACTGAGTTGGAGGGCAAGAGCAGGGGTTGGGATGCGAGGGTGAAGATGCCCAAGCTGAAGATGCCCTCCTTTGGGCTGGCTcgagggaaggaagcagaaatCCAGGGGGGGCGAGTCAGCCCCGGGGAAAAGCCAGAGTCCACGGCTGTGCAGCTTAAGATCCCTGAGGTGGAATTGGTTACTCTGGGGGCCCAGGAGGAAGGGCAAATGTCCGCCACCAGGCAGGTGGGCACTGAGGGCCAGGATGGGGGGCCGAGGGGGCCGCTCTGCATCTCCCTGCCCCAGGTGGAGCTGCCCAGCTTTGGGGAGGCTGACCTGGGTGCCACCCCCGGGCAGCAGGCCAAGAATGCACCTCCTCCAGCAGAGGGCACACCAGGCTATAGGATCCAGGTGCCTCAGGTGACCTTGTCTCTACCTGGAGCCCAGGTGGTGGGTGGTGAGCCGCTCGAGGGTGAGGGTGTCTTCAAGATGCCCGCTGTGACAGTGCCCCAGCTTGAGCTGGACGTGGGGCTGAGCCGAGAGGGGCAGGCGGGTGAGGCGGCCACAGGTGAGGGCGGGCTGAGGCTGAAGATGCCGACGCTGGGGGCTAGGGATGCGGCGGGGGGTGAGGGGCCTAGGGACCAGCCCCCAGGGGCCGAGTGCCCCTTCCGCCTCTCGCTGCCTGACGTGGAGCTCTCCCCGCCCGCTGTGGGCAGCCATGCTGAATACCAGGTGTCTGAGGGCGAGGGGGATGCCGGACACAAGCTCAAGGTGCGGCTGCCCCGGTTCAGCCTGGCACGGGCCAAGGAGGGGGTTGAGGAGTCCGAGAAGGCCAAGAACCCAAAACTCAGGCTGCCCCGCGTGGGCTTCAGCCAGAGCGAGGCGGCCAGTGGGGAAGGCTCCCCCAGCCCCGAGGACGAGGAAGAGGAGGGCTGCGGGGAAGGGGCCTCCGGGCGCCGGGGCCGCGTCCGCGTCCGCTTGCCCCGTGTGGGCCTGACTACCCCCTCCAAGGCCCCTCGGGGGCAGGAGGGCGAGGCAGCCCCCAAGTCACCTGGAGGGGAGAAGTCACCCAAGTTCCGCTTCCCCCGGGTGTCCCTAAGCCCCAAGGCCCAGGAGGAAGGTGGATTCCGGGTCCGGCTGCCCAACGTGGGGTTTTCGGAGACGGGGCCTCCAGGCCCCACGAGGATGGAGGGGGCTCAGGCTGCCGTCATCTGA